One genomic region from Alteromonas pelagimontana encodes:
- a CDS encoding saccharopine dehydrogenase family protein, with protein MEKLDIVVYGATSFIGQIIARFMAKTPKTSAIRWAIAGRDKVKLRHLADSLASFLPAPPPVLIADSDDPASLHAMCEQTKVILTTVGPFATFGEPLVKACVANGTDYVDLTGEPQWIAKMLSRYEDKAKQSGARIVHSCGFDSVPSDLGVYYLQQESQRLFSEPCQHVYMRVKRMRGGISGGTVASMLTLFTELRHNKKARAAVATPFALCPAHFRPSVRQPSLKRAKYDHYTGRWIAPFIMSAINTRIVHRSNALLNAEYCEDFTYQEAMVTGAGLKGALRAWGYTFAIGAFALAASIPPARKVLLERWLPQSGEGPSEKARNKGFFDIWFYGETISGKRLTARVTGDKDPGYGSSSQIISEVAHVLATDHVVRRLPGGFYTPASCFKSALFEPLCESAGITFEIIPAPSLPIR; from the coding sequence ATGGAAAAACTTGATATTGTTGTCTACGGAGCCACCAGCTTTATTGGTCAGATCATCGCGCGCTTTATGGCAAAAACCCCGAAGACAAGCGCTATCCGCTGGGCAATCGCAGGTAGAGATAAAGTAAAGCTTCGTCACCTGGCTGATTCGCTCGCATCCTTTCTGCCTGCACCGCCGCCGGTTTTAATTGCCGATAGCGACGACCCCGCCTCACTACACGCTATGTGTGAACAAACAAAAGTAATATTAACCACCGTAGGGCCTTTTGCTACATTTGGTGAACCTCTTGTTAAAGCCTGTGTAGCCAATGGGACGGATTACGTGGATTTAACTGGTGAGCCTCAGTGGATTGCAAAAATGCTTTCCCGCTACGAAGATAAAGCAAAACAATCTGGCGCACGCATTGTGCATAGTTGTGGGTTTGATTCTGTTCCTTCAGATCTGGGCGTTTATTATTTGCAACAGGAGAGTCAGCGGCTTTTTAGTGAGCCCTGCCAACACGTATACATGCGCGTAAAGCGAATGCGCGGTGGTATTTCTGGCGGAACTGTCGCCAGCATGCTAACTCTGTTTACTGAACTACGGCATAACAAGAAAGCCCGAGCGGCAGTGGCAACACCTTTTGCGTTATGCCCAGCGCATTTTCGTCCCTCAGTACGACAACCTTCTTTGAAGCGAGCAAAATACGATCACTACACGGGCAGGTGGATTGCCCCGTTTATAATGTCAGCCATCAATACTCGCATCGTACATCGTTCTAACGCCTTACTTAATGCTGAATATTGCGAAGACTTCACCTATCAGGAAGCAATGGTCACGGGTGCCGGACTAAAAGGTGCACTTCGCGCCTGGGGTTATACATTTGCTATAGGCGCTTTCGCGCTTGCAGCCTCAATTCCTCCTGCCCGCAAAGTTCTGTTAGAGCGCTGGCTGCCGCAATCTGGTGAAGGTCCATCTGAAAAAGCTCGCAACAAAGGCTTTTTCGATATCTGGTTTTACGGTGAAACGATATCGGGAAAACGCCTTACCGCCAGAGTCACGGGAGACAAAGATCCCGGCTACGGCTCCAGCTCACAAATCATCAGTGAAGTTGCACATGTTTTGGCTACAGATCACGTGGTACGTCGACTGCCGGGCGGGTTTTACACTCCTGCAAGCTGTTTTAAATCTGCGCTTTTTGAGCCGCTTTGCGAATCGGCAGGAATAACCTTTGAGATTATACCAGCTCCGTCTCTACCGATACGTTAG
- a CDS encoding lipid-binding SYLF domain-containing protein, which translates to MTIKQKMLWLICALTFLSLTGCASMGSGTVAEKRDVILDMQQAALTKLYKEKPDTRAQLRDAAGYAVFSNANINLIFVSAGTGYGVVNNNLTGVKTYMNMAEGGIGLGIGAKDYRIVMVFHSQDALTYFIENGWTAGGNADATAKAGNKGASIDGEGYLGNITVYTMTESGLALQATVKGTKFWVDDQLN; encoded by the coding sequence ATGACTATAAAACAAAAGATGCTCTGGCTGATATGTGCCTTAACTTTTCTCTCGCTAACCGGTTGCGCATCAATGGGAAGTGGTACTGTGGCAGAAAAGCGAGACGTCATTCTGGATATGCAACAAGCCGCACTTACCAAACTTTATAAAGAAAAACCTGATACGCGTGCGCAACTTAGAGACGCGGCGGGTTATGCGGTCTTCAGCAATGCCAATATTAATCTTATTTTTGTGTCCGCAGGAACGGGATATGGCGTCGTTAATAATAATCTTACCGGCGTTAAAACTTATATGAACATGGCAGAAGGTGGTATTGGGCTGGGTATCGGCGCAAAAGACTATCGGATTGTCATGGTATTTCATAGTCAGGACGCCTTAACGTACTTCATAGAAAACGGCTGGACCGCAGGCGGAAACGCTGATGCAACGGCTAAAGCGGGAAATAAAGGTGCTTCTATTGATGGCGAAGGCTACCTTGGAAATATTACCGTTTATACAATGACAGAAAGCGGATTAGCGCTTCAGGCTACAGTAAAAGGGACTAAATTCTGGGTAGATGACCAGCTTAATTAA
- a CDS encoding TraB/GumN family protein: MRKFILSACAAALATSVQAASVWKVENGSNTLYLGGTLHILSPSDYPLPAPYEEAYKEADTLVFETDIGALTSPEFAEKSASLLTYSGTKTLKDNINDKTLAALAEHLKSRGVPLERFMKLKPALVGISLSLMEYQRIGLTSQGVDNYFYTKGMGEGKTLDWFETPEDQLGFIVKLGEGEEDAYIQYTLDDLEKMPGMVGEMKEDWRKGDMASLYVNNIEEIVAEYPSIYENLLTERNTNWLPKLKALMATPETEFVLVGTLHMPGKDGVLDLLKREGYTITQLSE; this comes from the coding sequence ATGCGTAAGTTTATTTTATCAGCGTGTGCGGCTGCACTAGCAACTTCTGTTCAAGCTGCTTCCGTTTGGAAAGTGGAAAACGGTTCCAATACGCTATATTTGGGTGGAACCTTGCATATTTTGAGTCCGTCGGACTACCCGCTCCCCGCTCCCTATGAAGAAGCTTATAAAGAAGCAGATACCCTGGTATTTGAAACCGATATCGGCGCTCTTACGTCACCCGAATTTGCTGAAAAGTCTGCTAGCTTGTTGACTTACAGCGGTACTAAGACGCTGAAAGATAATATTAATGATAAAACGCTGGCGGCACTTGCTGAGCACCTGAAAAGTCGCGGCGTGCCTCTTGAGCGTTTTATGAAATTGAAACCTGCGTTAGTCGGTATTTCGTTAAGCCTGATGGAATATCAGCGAATAGGGCTCACCAGCCAAGGTGTCGATAATTATTTTTACACTAAAGGCATGGGAGAAGGTAAGACGCTGGACTGGTTCGAAACACCTGAAGATCAGTTAGGTTTTATTGTAAAACTAGGTGAAGGCGAAGAAGACGCATATATTCAGTATACACTGGATGACTTAGAAAAAATGCCAGGTATGGTCGGAGAAATGAAAGAAGATTGGCGAAAGGGTGACATGGCATCCCTTTATGTAAACAACATCGAAGAAATTGTGGCTGAGTATCCCTCTATCTATGAAAACCTACTTACTGAGCGTAATACTAACTGGCTTCCAAAGTTGAAAGCGTTAATGGCTACCCCTGAAACCGAATTTGTTTTAGTAGGGACTTTACATATGCCGGGCAAAGATGGTGTTTTAGATTTATTAAAGCGTGAAGGTTATACGATTACTCAACTGTCTGAGTAA
- a CDS encoding alpha-amylase family glycosyl hydrolase: protein MSTHPYPPNSPYLLEQPEWSKHAIIYQVNTRQFSQEGTFAGVQAKLQHIRALEADIIWLMPVHPIGEMNKKGELGSPYAVKDFYGVNPEFGNQDDLKDLIAAIHALDMKVILDWVPNHSAWDNHLVSSHPEWYAKDFKGDFRPSPWWDWDDIIEFDYDQAGLRTYMIEALSYWVKEFDIDGYRCDVAGYVPKDFWEQAREVLDAIKPVFMLAEWEDRDMHERAFNMTYGWSWYETVQGIAQTRLPLEKLRKYYSWNERSWPKSAYRMTFVSNHDKNAWAGTPQEQFGEALEAAVVLSVIGEGMPLIHNGQEAGETKRLAFFERDPIQWQDHAMGDLYKRLIAVKKSIPALWNGPFGATMIQVPNSSMSQVFSFVRMKGNEKVLVILNLSKTTAEAEFDSELFAGNYINALSEKAVKLSDEQALTLQPWEYKVLVEKR, encoded by the coding sequence ATGTCGACTCACCCTTATCCTCCTAATTCTCCTTATCTGTTAGAGCAACCGGAGTGGTCTAAACATGCCATTATATATCAGGTGAACACTCGTCAGTTCAGTCAGGAAGGGACCTTTGCAGGGGTGCAAGCAAAACTTCAGCATATCAGGGCGTTGGAAGCGGACATCATATGGCTGATGCCAGTTCATCCCATTGGTGAAATGAATAAAAAGGGAGAATTGGGAAGTCCTTACGCAGTGAAAGACTTCTACGGTGTCAATCCTGAATTTGGCAATCAGGACGACCTAAAGGATTTGATCGCGGCTATTCATGCGCTTGATATGAAAGTTATTCTTGATTGGGTGCCCAACCATAGCGCGTGGGATAACCACCTGGTCAGTAGCCATCCAGAGTGGTACGCCAAAGATTTTAAAGGAGATTTTCGACCGTCTCCCTGGTGGGACTGGGATGACATCATAGAATTTGATTATGACCAGGCTGGCCTTAGAACCTATATGATTGAGGCGCTTAGCTATTGGGTAAAAGAATTCGATATTGATGGTTATCGTTGCGATGTGGCAGGCTACGTACCTAAAGATTTCTGGGAGCAGGCGAGGGAAGTATTAGATGCCATTAAGCCGGTATTTATGCTGGCTGAATGGGAAGACCGGGATATGCATGAAAGAGCATTCAACATGACATACGGGTGGAGCTGGTACGAAACTGTTCAAGGAATCGCGCAGACGAGACTGCCTTTAGAAAAGTTAAGAAAATACTATTCATGGAATGAGCGCTCCTGGCCTAAAAGCGCTTATCGCATGACCTTCGTCAGTAATCACGATAAGAATGCATGGGCTGGTACACCACAAGAACAATTCGGCGAGGCTTTGGAAGCAGCCGTAGTGCTGTCGGTTATCGGTGAAGGCATGCCACTAATTCATAATGGTCAGGAAGCTGGAGAAACAAAGCGTCTGGCTTTTTTTGAACGGGACCCGATTCAATGGCAGGATCATGCCATGGGTGATTTATACAAACGGCTAATCGCAGTAAAGAAGTCCATTCCTGCACTGTGGAATGGTCCTTTTGGCGCCACCATGATTCAGGTTCCCAATTCTTCCATGTCACAAGTTTTCAGTTTTGTGCGCATGAAAGGTAATGAAAAAGTGTTGGTTATCCTAAACTTATCCAAGACTACCGCCGAGGCCGAATTCGACTCTGAACTCTTTGCTGGCAACTATATTAACGCGCTATCTGAAAAAGCCGTGAAGCTGAGTGATGAACAGGCGCTGACTTTACAGCCGTGGGAATATAAGGTGTTAGTGGAGAAACGCTAG
- a CDS encoding DUF2244 domain-containing protein, producing the protein MVAVKQQDLTLHILLLPNRSASWREVKRLLLIMAFPIFIIAVAWSLTGAWLILPFAGLEFGLLAFLMYRVSLYTYQEQLIILSPNVIIIETGYRHKKILKIKRHECFVDFRESEDDWQLPGIFMHCGEQRVEVGIFLNLPDKKELRRHLEQAGLPVCRTHWWKQ; encoded by the coding sequence ATGGTGGCCGTGAAGCAGCAAGACCTGACATTGCATATTCTATTACTTCCGAACCGATCCGCGAGTTGGAGGGAGGTGAAACGCTTGCTGTTAATAATGGCTTTTCCTATTTTTATTATTGCTGTTGCCTGGTCATTAACAGGTGCATGGCTCATCCTCCCTTTCGCCGGGTTAGAGTTTGGTTTATTGGCGTTTTTGATGTACCGGGTTTCTCTCTATACTTACCAGGAACAATTAATTATTCTTTCTCCGAACGTCATCATTATTGAAACGGGTTACCGCCACAAAAAGATACTTAAGATAAAGCGTCATGAATGCTTTGTGGATTTTCGAGAGTCAGAGGACGACTGGCAGCTACCCGGTATTTTTATGCATTGTGGCGAGCAGCGCGTTGAAGTGGGTATATTCCTAAATTTACCGGACAAAAAAGAATTGCGAAGGCATTTGGAACAGGCCGGGCTTCCCGTCTGCAGAACACATTGGTGGAAACAATAG
- the tsaB gene encoding tRNA (adenosine(37)-N6)-threonylcarbamoyltransferase complex dimerization subunit type 1 TsaB has product MNILAIDTATEACSVALLLENTVISRFEICPQQHSQKLLPMVDSVLKEAGVKLSQLDGLAFGRGPGSFTGVRIATGMIQGLALGSQLPVVGVSTLAAMAQQAVVQHQAETVFAAIDARMGEVYFGVFSSNDGVVDAHQSEQVCSPEAACELIDSDSYTAVGTGWQAYPALEEKMGARKVAALYPAAEYMLALAKVALIRGEGKTAEEALPVYLRDTVTWKKLPGKE; this is encoded by the coding sequence ATGAATATTTTAGCCATTGATACCGCGACAGAAGCCTGCTCAGTAGCTTTACTGCTGGAAAACACCGTTATCAGCCGTTTTGAAATCTGTCCGCAGCAACATAGCCAGAAGCTTCTACCGATGGTTGATAGTGTTTTAAAAGAAGCTGGCGTAAAACTATCCCAGTTAGATGGACTGGCGTTTGGGCGGGGGCCCGGAAGCTTTACCGGCGTACGGATTGCCACCGGCATGATACAAGGTTTGGCATTAGGCTCGCAGTTGCCTGTAGTTGGAGTTAGCACATTAGCTGCCATGGCGCAGCAGGCTGTAGTACAACACCAGGCTGAGACGGTTTTTGCCGCCATTGATGCCCGAATGGGGGAAGTGTACTTTGGTGTTTTTTCCAGTAACGACGGTGTTGTTGATGCGCACCAGTCCGAGCAAGTTTGCTCGCCTGAAGCGGCATGTGAATTAATTGACAGTGACAGTTATACTGCAGTGGGGACTGGGTGGCAGGCATATCCCGCACTTGAAGAAAAAATGGGTGCACGAAAGGTGGCTGCTCTTTATCCTGCTGCTGAATACATGCTGGCACTGGCAAAAGTGGCGTTAATACGCGGAGAAGGCAAAACTGCTGAAGAAGCACTACCGGTATATTTGCGAGATACTGTTACATGGAAAAAACTCCCGGGCAAGGAATAG
- a CDS encoding PEP-CTERM sorting domain-containing protein (PEP-CTERM proteins occur, often in large numbers, in the proteomes of bacteria that also encode an exosortase, a predicted intramembrane cysteine proteinase. The presence of a PEP-CTERM domain at a protein's C-terminus predicts cleavage within the sorting domain, followed by covalent anchoring to some some component of the (usually Gram-negative) cell surface. Many PEP-CTERM proteins exhibit an unusual sequence composition that includes large numbers of potential glycosylation sites. Expression of one such protein has been shown restore the ability of a bacterium to form floc, a type of biofilm.): MKQLKYTIPLLLTSFASQAALVDLSTWMTDGEGSWSVSADNNTANQSVNGDPTVFYSTGSSLGQTISGEFSVGTENDDDFIGFVLGYNAGEINSATSDFLLIDWKQADQVHPELGTASAGLAISQVSQGLNYDTGAWEHDPTMGVTELARSINYAETGWEDNTIYSFDITFTAELVEVFINDIKELSISGEFTDGGFGFYNFSQPDVQYSQVMADEAPPVGVSEPTTVLLWGAGLAAVFLRRKQKQ; encoded by the coding sequence ATGAAGCAACTTAAATACACTATACCTCTACTTCTCACTTCCTTTGCAAGCCAGGCAGCTCTGGTTGACTTGTCCACATGGATGACAGACGGCGAAGGCTCATGGTCGGTAAGCGCCGATAACAACACTGCGAACCAGTCCGTTAACGGGGATCCGACGGTATTTTATTCCACTGGAAGCAGTTTGGGTCAAACTATTTCTGGTGAGTTTAGTGTAGGAACCGAGAATGACGACGATTTCATTGGTTTTGTCCTTGGTTATAATGCAGGAGAAATAAATTCAGCTACCAGCGACTTCTTATTAATTGATTGGAAGCAAGCTGATCAGGTTCATCCTGAGCTTGGAACAGCAAGTGCAGGCCTTGCCATTTCTCAAGTATCTCAGGGTTTAAATTACGACACTGGTGCTTGGGAGCATGACCCGACCATGGGAGTCACTGAGTTAGCTCGCTCAATCAATTATGCAGAAACTGGTTGGGAAGATAATACCATCTATTCATTTGATATCACTTTTACTGCGGAATTGGTGGAGGTTTTCATCAATGATATAAAAGAACTTAGCATCAGTGGAGAGTTCACAGACGGAGGCTTCGGTTTTTATAATTTTAGCCAGCCGGATGTGCAGTACTCCCAGGTAATGGCAGACGAAGCACCACCAGTGGGTGTTTCTGAACCCACTACGGTGCTGTTATGGGGAGCTGGCTTGGCTGCAGTGTTTCTGCGTAGGAAGCAAAAGCAGTAA
- a CDS encoding membrane-bound PQQ-dependent dehydrogenase, glucose/quinate/shikimate family: MSSSKSNSQGNYWPTLILAIFMGLCGVGLAAGGAWLIVVGGSWYYFLGGIGMLISAFYLAKRSRKGVWVFALVLLGSFIWAAWESGLTYWRWVPRMDVVMLLALGVTLVMPRLRQPFPRKLSYTLSSISLVIFAVVFSLAFLPLNHYQSAVAPGIASESFNTNTASSTNPNVADSPSEEDWPTYGRDNAATRYSPLTQINLSNVENLEKAWVYRTGDTPEERWGAETTPLKVGNKLYLCTAMNDMMAVNAKSGELIWRYRANLDKKDIPYTAACRGVAYYQVPESQQSDGSALCQTRIIEGTLDGRIIAVDANTGEACPDFGNQGQVDIKENMGVTPDGYVAITGAPNIVNGVIITGHQVLDGQARMVPSGVIKGFDAVTGELLWAWDMVKPDIDKVPPPGEHYTRGTPNMWTTATGDNNLGLVYLPMGNSSPDYWSGFRSEVENEYSTALVALDVKTGKPEWKFQTVHKDVWDYDLGSQVTLIDFPKNGNTVPALILPSKQGDIYILDRRTGEPLVGVEERRAPQGGVEPKERSATQPHSLYHTLRRPDLTAKDMWGLTPFDQLACRIQFQMASYKGMFTPPTTESRWIQYPGYNGGSDWGSVAIDPERGLLIANYNDMPNYNRLVPREAVQERGWQTREEQNEQPQSSQNNRRALSESTGFPQAGSPYGININAGWRLPVTGLLCKQPPYGGIRAIELASGKTLWDRPLGTARRNGPFGIPSFLPVNIGTPNNGGSVVTAGDLIFIAAATDNLIRAIDINTGNTVWQDVLPAGGQANPMVYQVDGKQYLVIVAAGHHFMETPKGDYVVAYALPDALNNTD; encoded by the coding sequence GTGAGTTCGTCTAAAAGTAATAGCCAAGGAAACTACTGGCCTACCCTTATATTAGCGATATTTATGGGACTATGTGGGGTAGGACTGGCAGCCGGAGGAGCCTGGCTAATAGTGGTTGGGGGTAGTTGGTACTATTTCCTTGGCGGAATAGGAATGTTAATTAGCGCCTTCTATCTGGCGAAACGAAGTCGCAAAGGTGTTTGGGTATTTGCTCTGGTTCTACTAGGGAGCTTTATCTGGGCTGCCTGGGAGTCGGGACTGACTTATTGGCGCTGGGTGCCACGGATGGACGTAGTCATGCTTTTGGCGCTAGGTGTGACTTTGGTTATGCCAAGACTCCGCCAGCCATTTCCTCGCAAACTATCCTATACTTTATCTTCAATATCGCTGGTAATTTTTGCGGTAGTATTTTCATTAGCTTTTCTACCCTTAAATCATTATCAAAGTGCAGTGGCGCCGGGTATAGCCAGTGAATCCTTCAACACCAATACCGCATCTTCGACAAACCCCAACGTCGCGGATTCTCCCTCGGAAGAAGACTGGCCTACTTACGGAAGAGATAATGCAGCGACACGATATTCTCCGCTTACACAAATTAATTTGTCCAACGTTGAAAATTTAGAAAAGGCCTGGGTGTATCGTACCGGCGATACTCCTGAAGAACGCTGGGGAGCAGAAACCACGCCACTAAAAGTCGGAAACAAGCTTTATTTATGTACCGCTATGAACGATATGATGGCGGTAAACGCCAAAAGTGGTGAGTTGATTTGGCGGTACCGGGCTAATTTAGACAAAAAAGATATTCCCTATACTGCGGCTTGTCGTGGAGTTGCTTATTATCAAGTTCCCGAGTCCCAACAATCTGATGGTTCCGCTTTATGTCAAACACGAATTATTGAAGGTACGCTGGATGGACGGATTATAGCTGTAGACGCTAACACTGGTGAAGCCTGCCCCGATTTCGGGAATCAAGGGCAAGTGGATATAAAAGAGAATATGGGTGTCACGCCAGACGGTTATGTCGCTATCACTGGCGCGCCGAATATAGTTAATGGTGTCATTATTACTGGTCATCAGGTACTGGATGGGCAAGCCAGAATGGTACCTTCTGGTGTAATTAAAGGCTTCGACGCAGTTACCGGCGAGTTGCTGTGGGCATGGGATATGGTGAAACCCGATATTGATAAGGTACCACCGCCAGGGGAACATTATACCCGCGGCACCCCCAACATGTGGACCACGGCTACCGGCGACAATAATCTAGGCCTGGTATATTTGCCTATGGGCAATTCCTCACCAGACTATTGGAGCGGATTTCGTAGTGAGGTAGAAAACGAATATTCTACCGCGTTGGTTGCTCTGGATGTTAAAACGGGTAAGCCGGAATGGAAATTTCAAACGGTACACAAAGATGTGTGGGATTACGATTTAGGTTCTCAAGTTACGCTTATAGATTTTCCAAAAAACGGGAATACGGTTCCTGCCCTTATTCTCCCCTCCAAGCAGGGAGATATCTATATTCTGGACCGGCGCACTGGCGAGCCTTTAGTGGGTGTAGAAGAGCGTCGTGCCCCGCAGGGAGGCGTTGAGCCAAAGGAGCGCAGTGCCACTCAGCCACACTCGCTTTATCACACATTGCGCCGTCCTGATCTAACGGCAAAGGACATGTGGGGTCTCACACCATTTGACCAGCTTGCCTGTCGAATTCAGTTTCAGATGGCGAGTTATAAAGGGATGTTTACCCCACCAACCACCGAATCCCGCTGGATTCAGTATCCAGGATATAATGGCGGCTCCGATTGGGGCAGCGTGGCCATCGATCCTGAAAGGGGGCTGCTGATCGCGAACTACAATGATATGCCAAACTATAACCGTCTGGTTCCTCGTGAAGCCGTACAAGAGCGAGGCTGGCAGACCCGGGAAGAACAAAACGAACAGCCGCAAAGTTCACAAAACAATAGACGAGCGTTGTCCGAAAGCACAGGTTTCCCGCAAGCAGGCAGTCCTTACGGTATCAATATAAACGCGGGATGGCGCCTTCCCGTCACCGGCTTGTTGTGTAAACAGCCACCCTACGGCGGCATTCGTGCCATTGAATTGGCGAGCGGCAAAACGCTGTGGGACCGTCCTTTAGGAACAGCGCGCCGAAACGGCCCGTTCGGCATTCCCTCTTTCCTCCCAGTAAACATTGGCACCCCAAACAACGGCGGTTCGGTGGTTACTGCGGGAGATCTTATTTTTATCGCTGCCGCCACTGATAATCTCATTCGCGCCATTGATATCAATACCGGGAACACTGTGTGGCAGGACGTACTTCCCGCTGGAGGGCAAGCAAATCCTATGGTTTACCAGGTAGATGGTAAACAATATTTAGTTATTGTTGCTGCCGGGCATCATTTTATGGAAACACCAAAAGGCGATTATGTCGTTGCCTATGCCCTTCCCGACGCACTTAATAACACTGATTAG
- a CDS encoding ATP-dependent DNA helicase, translating to MASISTLFSADGLLAKAISGFVPRKAQTDMADAVKDALDNNHCLVVEAGTGTGKTFAYLGPALQISGKAIISTGTKNLQEQLYHRDLPVIKKAMGSHRKTALLKGRANYLCIHRMAQHGGNSTLVEKDVLHQLSTVKIWANTTKSGDIGELKTLPEDAKVIPLVTSTVDNCLGRDCPDYEECYLVKARRKALDADVIVVNHHLFFADMALKDTGFGELIPEADAIIFDEAHQIPDIASDYFGESLSTRQIHDMAKDITLLFRTVLKDAGQLDKAADKCRMIASDLRLLFPDSPQRGNWQEALQRDEVREQVSRLADALGVLHEVSRLHIGRDKDLDNLYERIVEARERLDALRDDKQDGVSLWYETTPRHIVLHLTPLSIAAKFRRFVSSPPRGWVFTSATLMVNGGFEHFQRRMGLEDAKTLGLESPFDYQNQALLCVPRYLPEPNSFKMRETLFETAKTLIKASRGRCFLLFTSHAMLNEIAGRLETAVENPLLVQGTTTKQALLSEYLANENAVLLGTGAFWEGVDVRGSDLVCVMIDKLPFASPDDPLLQARIEDVKKRGANPFAAIQIPQAVITLKQGAGRLIRDPTDKGVLVICDNRLVTKPYAQTFISSLPDMRRTRSLEQVEAFLAKID from the coding sequence ATGGCCTCGATTTCGACACTCTTTTCTGCCGATGGTCTTTTGGCAAAAGCCATTTCTGGCTTTGTTCCCCGTAAGGCGCAAACCGACATGGCCGATGCAGTCAAAGATGCGTTGGATAATAATCACTGTCTGGTAGTGGAAGCGGGAACTGGCACTGGAAAAACTTTTGCCTACCTTGGCCCAGCGCTTCAGATCAGCGGTAAGGCCATCATCTCCACAGGGACCAAAAATCTGCAGGAGCAATTATATCACCGGGATCTTCCCGTTATAAAAAAAGCCATGGGGAGCCATCGTAAAACGGCACTGTTAAAAGGCCGCGCCAATTATCTCTGTATTCACCGAATGGCGCAGCATGGCGGCAATTCAACGTTAGTAGAAAAAGATGTACTCCATCAGCTTTCAACAGTAAAAATCTGGGCTAATACCACCAAAAGCGGCGATATCGGTGAATTAAAAACCTTACCTGAGGACGCAAAAGTCATCCCCTTGGTTACCTCTACGGTGGATAACTGCCTGGGAAGAGACTGCCCTGATTATGAAGAATGCTATCTGGTAAAAGCCCGTCGCAAAGCCCTTGATGCGGATGTGATCGTGGTGAATCACCATTTATTTTTTGCGGACATGGCGTTAAAAGACACAGGTTTTGGTGAATTGATCCCTGAAGCAGATGCCATTATTTTTGATGAAGCACATCAAATTCCCGATATCGCCAGCGATTATTTTGGTGAGTCGCTGTCAACCCGGCAGATCCACGATATGGCAAAAGATATTACCTTGCTGTTTCGTACCGTTCTCAAAGATGCAGGACAACTCGACAAAGCAGCAGATAAGTGCCGTATGATAGCGTCGGATTTGCGGCTACTGTTTCCAGATTCGCCGCAGCGGGGGAACTGGCAGGAAGCATTGCAACGAGACGAAGTGCGAGAGCAGGTAAGCCGCCTGGCTGATGCGTTAGGTGTGTTGCATGAAGTTTCTCGCCTGCACATTGGTCGAGACAAAGATCTGGATAATCTTTACGAGCGAATAGTAGAAGCGCGAGAGCGGTTGGATGCGCTGCGGGATGACAAGCAGGATGGGGTGAGCTTATGGTATGAGACAACGCCTCGACATATCGTACTGCACTTAACTCCTTTATCTATTGCTGCCAAGTTTCGGCGATTCGTGTCTTCACCACCACGGGGCTGGGTGTTTACTTCTGCAACCTTGATGGTTAACGGCGGATTCGAACACTTTCAGCGCCGCATGGGTTTGGAAGATGCGAAAACGTTAGGACTGGAAAGCCCCTTTGATTACCAGAATCAGGCGCTACTCTGCGTCCCCCGCTATCTACCTGAACCTAATAGCTTCAAGATGCGGGAAACGCTTTTTGAGACCGCAAAAACACTAATTAAAGCAAGCCGTGGGCGCTGCTTTTTGTTGTTTACCAGTCATGCGATGTTAAATGAAATTGCCGGCCGCCTTGAAACCGCCGTAGAAAATCCATTGTTGGTGCAGGGCACAACTACCAAGCAGGCTCTCCTGAGCGAGTATCTGGCGAACGAAAATGCAGTGTTGTTAGGAACCGGCGCATTCTGGGAAGGTGTGGATGTACGTGGCAGCGATTTGGTCTGTGTCATGATTGACAAATTACCCTTTGCGTCACCGGATGATCCATTGCTGCAAGCCCGGATTGAAGATGTTAAAAAGCGGGGAGCGAATCCTTTTGCGGCTATTCAGATACCGCAGGCTGTTATTACGCTTAAACAGGGGGCAGGACGATTAATCCGAGATCCCACAGATAAAGGCGTTCTGGTAATTTGTGATAACCGATTGGTTACCAAACCCTATGCTCAAACTTTTATTTCCAGCCTGCCGGATATGCGGCGTACCCGGTCTCTTGAGCAGGTTGAAGCATTTTTAGCGAAAATAGATTAA